Proteins encoded by one window of Lactobacillus sp. ESL0684:
- the pcrA gene encoding DNA helicase PcrA → MSEEAILAGLNPQQQKAVKITEGPLLVVAGAGSGKTSVLTRRIAYLVEEKQVLPWNILAITFTNKAASEMREREQKLLGPSAGDIWMSTFHALCVRILRRDADKIGYTHNFSIADSAQQLTLVKHIEKELNVNPKMYEPRGILSAISNAKNNLLTPDAYAASSSSPFEKMAAKVYQEYQHRLKRDQIMDFDDLIMQTLVLFKQEPTVLHYYQNKFRYLLVDEYQDTNEAQYELCHELAAQHKNICVVGDADQSIYGWRGANMENIMNFERDYQADGVQTVKLEQNYRSTGHILAAANAVIKNNRNRKSKNLWTDQGSGAKVTYYKAQSGDDEAHYLIAKIQEEVDQKKRSYQDFAVLYRTNAQSRTVEEAFVKANIPYKIVGGHKFYDRKEILDIMAYLKLVANPSDTLSFNRIINTPKRGIGAVTVDKFLAFAQENNFTLLDALSSIGMSKIATRAASKLSDFGAKLRDAIKYSGDHTVTGLTEKILQDFGYTAALKAEHTIEAETRLENLDEFLSVTKHFDDQYEADSDDASRLSDFLAEVSLLSDQDDLVDSEQQVTLMTLHAAKGLEFPVVFLVGMEDGIFPLSRALLEDDQLEEERRLAYVGITRAKQELFLTNAYSRMMYGRTQNNPPSRFLEEIDSADLEVVNPQIPTSNFEVQAAPFARADERARAQVYTPKVKPKGAIGAEHEGWQIGDQVEHKSWGRGVVTKVNGTGEDMELDIAFTGQGIKRLLAAFAPIKKV, encoded by the coding sequence ATGAGTGAAGAAGCAATTTTAGCAGGATTAAATCCGCAGCAGCAAAAAGCGGTTAAAATAACTGAAGGACCATTGTTAGTTGTTGCAGGAGCTGGATCGGGGAAGACCTCCGTGTTAACTAGACGAATCGCTTATTTGGTTGAAGAAAAGCAAGTTTTGCCTTGGAATATTTTGGCAATTACTTTCACTAATAAGGCAGCTAGTGAAATGCGTGAACGTGAGCAAAAATTGCTAGGTCCTAGTGCTGGAGATATTTGGATGTCGACTTTCCATGCTCTTTGTGTCCGAATTTTACGACGTGATGCGGACAAAATTGGCTATACTCATAACTTTTCAATCGCTGATTCGGCTCAGCAATTGACTTTGGTCAAGCATATTGAAAAAGAATTAAATGTTAACCCTAAAATGTATGAACCGCGTGGAATTTTATCGGCTATCTCTAATGCGAAGAATAATTTATTAACTCCTGATGCTTATGCGGCTAGTAGCAGTTCACCATTTGAAAAAATGGCGGCGAAAGTTTATCAGGAGTATCAACACCGCTTAAAGCGCGATCAGATTATGGATTTTGATGATCTAATTATGCAAACGCTCGTCTTGTTTAAACAAGAGCCAACAGTTTTACATTATTATCAGAATAAATTTCGGTATTTATTAGTTGACGAATATCAGGATACCAATGAGGCGCAATATGAACTTTGTCATGAATTAGCTGCTCAACATAAAAATATTTGTGTGGTGGGTGACGCCGATCAATCAATTTATGGTTGGCGGGGTGCCAATATGGAAAATATTATGAACTTTGAGCGTGACTATCAAGCTGATGGCGTGCAAACAGTCAAGTTGGAACAAAATTACCGTTCTACTGGTCATATTTTAGCGGCTGCGAACGCAGTTATTAAAAATAATCGTAATCGTAAGTCGAAAAATCTGTGGACCGATCAAGGATCAGGAGCTAAGGTTACCTATTATAAAGCACAAAGCGGCGATGATGAGGCGCACTACCTCATAGCTAAAATTCAAGAGGAGGTTGACCAAAAAAAGCGTTCATATCAAGATTTTGCCGTATTATATCGCACAAACGCGCAATCAAGAACGGTTGAAGAAGCTTTTGTGAAGGCTAATATTCCTTACAAAATAGTTGGTGGTCATAAATTCTATGATCGTAAGGAAATCTTGGATATTATGGCTTATTTGAAGTTAGTAGCTAATCCTAGTGATACTCTCAGTTTTAATCGGATTATTAATACACCTAAGCGTGGAATTGGTGCCGTGACAGTTGATAAGTTTTTGGCTTTTGCACAGGAAAATAATTTTACACTGTTAGATGCGCTAAGCAGTATTGGTATGTCTAAGATAGCCACGCGTGCTGCCAGCAAGTTGAGTGATTTTGGTGCTAAATTACGAGACGCAATTAAGTACAGTGGTGATCATACCGTAACTGGTTTAACTGAAAAGATCTTGCAAGACTTTGGTTATACTGCTGCACTTAAGGCTGAGCACACGATTGAAGCTGAAACTAGGTTAGAAAACTTAGATGAATTTTTATCAGTTACCAAACATTTTGACGATCAATATGAGGCAGATAGTGATGATGCTAGTAGGTTAAGTGATTTTTTGGCGGAAGTTTCGCTATTAAGTGATCAGGATGACCTGGTTGATAGTGAGCAGCAAGTGACCTTAATGACCTTGCATGCTGCTAAGGGTCTGGAATTTCCGGTAGTTTTCTTAGTAGGAATGGAAGATGGGATTTTTCCATTATCACGTGCCCTGCTAGAAGACGATCAGTTAGAAGAAGAACGTCGCTTAGCATATGTGGGAATTACTAGAGCTAAACAAGAGCTATTTTTGACTAATGCTTATTCACGGATGATGTATGGTCGTACGCAAAATAATCCACCTTCAAGATTTTTGGAAGAGATTGATAGCGCTGATTTGGAAGTGGTTAATCCGCAAATTCCAACAAGTAACTTTGAGGTACAAGCTGCACCGTTTGCACGTGCTGATGAACGCGCACGTGCGCAAGTTTATACACCTAAAGTCAAGCCTAAAGGAGCAATTGGTGCTGAGCATGAAGGTTGGCAGATTGGCGATCAAGTAGAGCATAAATCATGGGGCCGCGGTGTGGTGACTAAGGTTAATGGTACGGGTGAAGACATGGAACTCGACATTGCTTTTACCGGTCAAGGAATTAAGCGGCTTTTAGCAGCATTTGCACCAATTAAAAAGGTATAA
- a CDS encoding CamS family sex pheromone protein, which yields MKKYLQMFALLGLGLSLTACGNLKNSDLANNAKTTQNTKTKSYQTTDTGNNGYTVLLKNGHYVTSPIAGLTATDNDNSVDTRELERGLVQISKAEYSTKSFYFQEGQYLSAATVNKWLARKSKTNPVGLNPEKAKGKQYNPYYLEEILEQDYLTGSGSNYHIGGISIGLALNSIDYYQKTSGGPEYQQQITRAQQKQAGKQIAEQVVARLRKKKSLKNIPITVGLFSKESKDSLVGGTYFLSGTAAANSSKIAKWKTISAQTEVLPTVGNKKAINSNDASSFSSFKESIQNYFPNISGVTATLRYENGKLAQENISITTQFYGYEQVQSFTRLVLSTAKKYLANNVPIEIKIGSVNDIQALVAKETADSSYQVHVYGGE from the coding sequence TTGAAAAAATATTTGCAGATGTTTGCGCTCTTGGGATTAGGATTGAGTTTGACTGCTTGTGGTAATTTAAAAAACTCTGATTTAGCTAATAATGCCAAGACAACGCAAAATACAAAAACAAAATCATACCAAACAACTGACACGGGTAATAATGGTTACACGGTTTTATTAAAGAATGGTCATTATGTTACTAGTCCGATTGCTGGATTAACTGCCACTGATAATGATAATTCCGTTGATACACGCGAGCTTGAGCGTGGTTTGGTGCAAATTTCTAAAGCAGAATATTCGACCAAGTCGTTTTATTTTCAAGAAGGACAGTATCTCAGTGCTGCAACTGTTAATAAATGGCTGGCTCGCAAGTCTAAGACTAATCCAGTAGGGCTTAACCCTGAAAAAGCTAAGGGTAAGCAATATAATCCTTATTACTTAGAAGAAATTTTAGAGCAGGACTATTTAACTGGCTCTGGCTCTAATTATCATATTGGTGGTATTAGTATTGGTTTGGCTTTAAACTCGATTGATTATTATCAAAAGACTAGTGGTGGTCCAGAATATCAGCAGCAGATTACGCGTGCGCAACAAAAGCAGGCTGGTAAGCAAATAGCTGAGCAGGTGGTTGCACGTTTGCGCAAAAAGAAGTCATTAAAAAATATCCCCATTACTGTTGGGCTATTTTCAAAAGAAAGTAAAGACTCTTTAGTTGGTGGAACTTACTTTTTGAGCGGGACAGCAGCAGCTAATAGTAGTAAAATAGCTAAATGGAAAACTATTTCTGCACAAACAGAAGTCTTGCCAACTGTGGGAAATAAAAAGGCAATTAATAGTAATGATGCTTCAAGCTTTAGCAGCTTTAAGGAATCAATTCAAAACTATTTTCCTAATATCAGTGGCGTAACGGCGACTTTGCGGTATGAAAATGGTAAATTAGCGCAAGAAAATATTTCGATTACGACGCAATTTTATGGTTATGAACAAGTACAAAGTTTTACTCGGTTAGTCTTATCGACGGCAAAAAAGTATTTGGCTAACAATGTTCCAATTGAAATCAAGATTGGCTCAGTCAACGATATTCAAGCACTAGTTGCCAAAGAAACTGCTGATAGTAGTTATCAAGTCCATGTTTATGGCGGTGAATAA
- the ligA gene encoding NAD-dependent DNA ligase LigA yields MADLTFDEAKQEVATLRKKLNGWADAYYTKDNPAVEDSVYDQNYQRLVKLEQEFPQLVTPDSITQRIGGQVDSEFSKVEHEIPMLSMGDVFSKQELTDFDERVQKLVGHAVAYNVELKIDGLSIALEYTDGKLTRASTRGNGNVGEDVTANARYIADIPQTLPKKLTTEVRGECYMDKEAFAKLNEQRDQQGAAVFANPRNAAAGSLRQLNPQVTKRRNLSTFIYTWVNPPQDITSQHQAMTEMAKLGFHTNETGQKLAKLTEIFDFIDEYTAKRDTLTYGIDGIVLKVDSLALQKELGNTVKVPRWEIAYKFPPEEQATVVHEIKWTVGRTGVVTPTAIMDPVQLAGTTVSHAVLHNAELLKQKDVRIGDTVMLHKAGDIIPEISQVVLAKRPKDSVPYEVPTTCPSCGQKLIHLQDEVALRCVNPSCPAQIEEGITHFASRPAMDIAGLGPKIVRQLIDHDLVHNVADLYQLTATDLAQLDHFKDKAINNLLTAIADSKRNSVELLLTGLGIDHVGAKAARLIAQKFKDMTKIMQADVQDIVAINTIGMTIAESLTTYFAQPEVKQVIAQLEKNGVNLTYLGETESEIAEIPDNFFKNKTVVLTGTLAHYTRPEFTKKLQALGARVTGSVSGKTDYVIYGQDAGSKYAKAKKLGVALLTEEAAIDQIK; encoded by the coding sequence ATGGCAGATTTAACTTTTGATGAAGCTAAACAGGAAGTTGCTACTCTGAGAAAAAAACTGAATGGTTGGGCTGATGCTTATTATACTAAGGATAATCCTGCAGTCGAAGATAGTGTTTACGATCAAAACTATCAGCGATTAGTTAAACTAGAGCAGGAGTTTCCGCAATTAGTTACACCTGATTCAATTACTCAGCGTATTGGCGGTCAGGTTGATAGCGAATTTAGCAAAGTCGAACATGAAATTCCAATGCTATCAATGGGCGATGTGTTTTCTAAACAAGAACTGACTGATTTTGATGAGCGAGTTCAAAAACTGGTGGGACATGCTGTAGCTTACAATGTTGAATTAAAAATTGATGGTTTGTCAATTGCCTTAGAATATACTGATGGTAAGTTAACTAGGGCGTCTACTAGGGGAAATGGTAATGTTGGTGAGGATGTAACGGCGAATGCACGCTATATAGCTGATATTCCGCAAACATTACCTAAAAAGTTGACGACTGAAGTACGTGGCGAATGCTACATGGACAAGGAAGCCTTTGCTAAGCTAAATGAACAGCGTGATCAGCAAGGTGCAGCAGTTTTTGCTAATCCCCGTAACGCTGCTGCGGGTTCGTTAAGGCAATTAAATCCACAGGTTACTAAGCGGCGTAATTTGAGTACGTTTATTTATACTTGGGTCAATCCCCCACAGGATATTACTAGTCAGCATCAAGCGATGACTGAAATGGCTAAGTTGGGCTTTCATACCAATGAAACTGGACAAAAGTTAGCTAAGTTAACAGAAATTTTTGATTTTATTGATGAATACACTGCTAAAAGAGATACTTTAACTTATGGTATTGATGGCATTGTACTAAAAGTTGATAGTCTAGCCTTGCAAAAAGAGTTAGGTAATACAGTTAAGGTGCCACGTTGGGAAATTGCTTATAAGTTTCCGCCTGAAGAGCAGGCAACAGTCGTTCATGAAATTAAGTGGACTGTTGGTCGGACAGGTGTGGTGACGCCAACGGCGATAATGGATCCGGTGCAGTTAGCTGGCACAACGGTATCACACGCCGTTTTGCATAATGCTGAATTGCTTAAACAAAAAGATGTCCGTATTGGCGATACAGTCATGTTGCATAAAGCTGGAGATATCATTCCGGAAATTTCACAAGTTGTATTAGCTAAACGTCCCAAGGATAGCGTTCCTTATGAGGTTCCTACTACTTGTCCATCATGTGGTCAGAAGCTAATTCATCTGCAAGACGAAGTGGCATTGCGCTGCGTTAATCCATCATGTCCCGCACAGATTGAAGAGGGGATAACGCATTTTGCCTCTCGTCCTGCAATGGATATTGCTGGTCTGGGGCCGAAGATTGTGCGGCAGTTAATCGACCATGATTTAGTTCATAATGTGGCTGATTTATACCAATTAACTGCGACTGATTTGGCACAACTAGATCATTTTAAGGATAAAGCAATTAACAATTTGTTAACTGCGATTGCTGATTCTAAGCGTAATTCAGTTGAATTATTACTGACAGGTTTAGGAATTGACCATGTTGGGGCTAAAGCTGCTCGATTAATCGCTCAAAAATTTAAAGATATGACTAAAATTATGCAGGCTGATGTGCAAGATATTGTTGCAATTAATACAATTGGGATGACAATTGCGGAATCATTAACTACCTATTTTGCTCAACCTGAAGTTAAGCAAGTAATTGCTCAATTAGAAAAAAATGGAGTCAATCTAACTTATTTAGGTGAAACCGAAAGTGAGATTGCAGAAATCCCTGATAACTTTTTCAAAAATAAGACAGTTGTGCTTACTGGGACGCTAGCACATTATACTAGACCTGAATTTACTAAAAAACTGCAAGCTCTGGGTGCTAGGGTTACAGGATCAGTATCTGGTAAAACTGATTATGTTATTTATGGTCAAGATGCGGGCTCTAAGTATGCCAAGGCAAAGAAGCTTGGTGTAGCGCTTTTGACTGAAGAAGCTGCGATTGACCAAATTAAATAA
- the gatB gene encoding Asp-tRNA(Asn)/Glu-tRNA(Gln) amidotransferase subunit GatB: protein MNFKSTIGFEVHFELKTKSKIFSPSPVSYGAKQNTETNVIDWAMPGVLPYVNKDVYRLGIMVALATHAHITPVTHFDRKNYYYPDSPKAYQITQFFEPLARDGYIEIEVHGKKKRIGIHEMHIEEDAGKNTHGTNGFSYVDLNRQGVPLLEVVSEPEISDPDEGYAYLEKLRKIVQFTGASDVKMEEGSMRVDTNISIRPAGQKELGTKVEMKNLNSFEHVRKSLAYEEKRQAQVLLSGGRVQLSTRRFDEATGKTVLERVKEGDADYRYFPEPDLAPDRISQEWIDEIAQTLPKSAQDRYDDYVNKYGLKPYDANVLLQTKESSDFFDETVAAGADPQLAANWMNTQVNGYLNDNRVSLADIKLTPANLAAMIKLIKDGTISSKIAKKVFAETIEHGTDPKKFVEDQGMVQLSDTSVLAPMVKEVVDNNPQSVEDFKNGKDRAIGYLVGQIMKQTRGKANPKVINQLLNQELQKR, encoded by the coding sequence ATGAATTTTAAATCGACAATTGGATTCGAAGTTCACTTCGAATTAAAAACTAAAAGTAAAATTTTCTCACCTTCGCCAGTAAGTTATGGTGCTAAGCAAAATACTGAAACCAACGTCATTGACTGGGCAATGCCAGGTGTCTTGCCCTACGTTAATAAAGATGTTTATCGATTGGGAATTATGGTTGCACTAGCAACTCATGCTCATATTACGCCGGTAACACATTTTGATCGTAAGAATTATTACTATCCTGATAGCCCTAAAGCGTATCAGATTACACAATTTTTTGAACCATTGGCACGTGATGGCTATATAGAAATTGAAGTTCATGGTAAGAAAAAACGGATCGGTATCCATGAAATGCATATTGAAGAAGATGCAGGTAAGAATACTCACGGAACAAACGGTTTTTCGTACGTAGACTTGAATCGTCAAGGTGTGCCATTATTAGAGGTGGTTTCAGAACCAGAGATTTCTGATCCTGATGAAGGCTATGCTTATCTAGAGAAATTACGTAAAATTGTGCAGTTTACTGGTGCTTCTGACGTTAAAATGGAAGAAGGATCGATGAGGGTTGATACTAATATTTCGATCAGACCAGCTGGCCAAAAAGAATTGGGAACTAAGGTTGAAATGAAGAATCTTAATTCCTTTGAACATGTGCGTAAGTCACTTGCTTATGAAGAAAAGCGGCAAGCACAAGTCTTACTTTCTGGTGGTCGCGTACAGCTTTCAACTCGTCGGTTCGATGAGGCAACTGGCAAAACTGTATTGGAACGGGTTAAAGAAGGAGATGCAGATTATCGTTACTTCCCAGAACCAGATTTAGCTCCAGATCGTATCAGCCAAGAATGGATTGATGAAATTGCGCAAACTTTGCCAAAATCTGCCCAAGATCGCTATGATGATTATGTTAACAAGTACGGTTTAAAGCCATATGATGCAAATGTTTTATTGCAGACTAAAGAAAGTTCTGATTTCTTTGATGAGACTGTAGCTGCTGGCGCTGATCCGCAATTAGCCGCTAACTGGATGAATACCCAAGTTAATGGTTATTTAAATGATAATCGGGTATCACTAGCTGACATTAAGTTAACACCGGCTAACTTAGCTGCAATGATTAAGTTAATTAAAGATGGTACGATTTCTTCTAAGATTGCCAAAAAAGTTTTTGCAGAAACTATTGAACATGGAACTGATCCTAAAAAATTTGTTGAAGATCAAGGCATGGTACAGTTGTCAGATACTAGTGTTCTAGCCCCAATGGTTAAAGAAGTAGTTGACAATAATCCGCAGTCGGTTGAAGACTTTAAGAATGGTAAAGATCGGGCAATTGGCTATCTTGTTGGTCAAATTATGAAACAAACTCGTGGTAAGGCCAATCCGAAGGTAATTAACCAACTACTGAATCAAGAATTACAAAAACGGTAG
- the gatC gene encoding Asp-tRNA(Asn)/Glu-tRNA(Gln) amidotransferase subunit GatC yields the protein MKITEETIKHVATLSRLEFGQAEMGKITEQMDSIINMADQLSEVDTAGVSETVQVVDRDTVFREDKPEHWQDRTELMKNVPEQANGFIKVPVIINKDEDE from the coding sequence ATGAAAATTACAGAAGAAACAATTAAGCATGTTGCGACTTTATCGCGACTTGAGTTTGGTCAAGCTGAGATGGGTAAAATAACGGAGCAGATGGACTCAATTATTAATATGGCTGATCAATTATCTGAGGTTGATACAGCTGGTGTTTCAGAAACAGTTCAGGTAGTTGACCGTGATACTGTGTTTAGAGAAGATAAACCAGAACATTGGCAGGATCGGACAGAATTAATGAAAAATGTTCCTGAACAAGCTAATGGCTTTATCAAGGTTCCGGTAATTATTAATAAGGATGAGGACGAGTAA
- a CDS encoding glycoside hydrolase family 73 protein encodes MAKKRKRKKQSSWRIIITTFIILFLLIVVLAGARYYRNQAIESEQIRQEQLARKEAREKVIKQHKQFIKQIGPIAKKVDQSYDLLPSITIAQACLESDYGQSSLSQKYNNLFGVKGTNPNTSAVLTTKEYVKGKWVEVKARFQIYDSYEASIRAHAELFQKGTTWNHRQYRHVLAAKDYEKQAHALVQDGYATDPNYADKLIKLIKQYNLEQYDN; translated from the coding sequence ATGGCAAAAAAGCGTAAACGTAAAAAACAATCTAGTTGGCGGATTATAATTACTACCTTTATTATCTTATTTTTATTAATTGTAGTTTTAGCTGGTGCACGATATTATCGAAATCAAGCGATTGAATCAGAACAGATTCGTCAAGAGCAATTGGCTCGCAAAGAAGCACGTGAAAAAGTTATCAAGCAGCACAAGCAGTTTATTAAACAGATTGGTCCAATTGCCAAAAAAGTTGATCAAAGTTATGACTTACTACCCAGTATCACGATTGCGCAAGCATGTTTAGAAAGTGACTATGGTCAAAGTAGCTTATCACAAAAATACAACAACCTATTTGGAGTTAAGGGAACTAATCCTAATACTTCAGCTGTTTTGACGACTAAAGAATATGTTAAAGGCAAGTGGGTTGAGGTTAAAGCCCGTTTTCAAATTTATGATTCATATGAAGCTTCAATTAGAGCTCATGCAGAACTTTTTCAAAAAGGAACAACCTGGAATCATCGGCAATACCGACATGTTTTGGCAGCTAAAGATTATGAAAAACAGGCACATGCCCTAGTTCAAGATGGTTATGCGACTGATCCGAATTATGCGGACAAATTGATCAAATTGATTAAGCAATATAATTTGGAGCAATACGATAATTAG
- a CDS encoding CPBP family intramembrane glutamic endopeptidase translates to MREKIFRKWHVFQTIAQMIFWIAIGIFTIINPNHLIFKKRLSNGVMCLMLLAMLILQLTISKPEKRDNHWTQLNHYLQVFLIGITLQGSVSTFLAFVHKYHILNFNFWTILATLYSLIMYLPLAQLALAKIKNNWGRMFMLAFVIFSFALSGPTLAGNSSHLYLQPLQLLNNSGVTGTIALLLITLPVMHEWGFASPHFKISRNAGLGVLTFIVLVIFVDIMFNSFNVSSSFKNLFTAWDFKFVKVSWMFTLEACEAGIAEEWLMRYCMSRLLMRQFSNSKNMIMWSVIGNGILFGLFHFGNIAGQPASATFEQMFSVASWALLMTAIYLYTDSLAINMVYHGIYDMLAFYTSGSVHEAVPDAFTWQIDILLFFIYASVAYFLISGKRKKTIELNLANNGI, encoded by the coding sequence TTGAGAGAAAAAATTTTTCGTAAGTGGCATGTTTTTCAAACCATAGCTCAAATGATTTTTTGGATCGCTATTGGGATTTTTACTATAATTAATCCCAATCATCTTATTTTTAAAAAGCGACTGTCTAATGGAGTAATGTGTTTAATGCTTTTAGCAATGCTCATCTTACAATTAACAATATCAAAGCCAGAAAAACGAGACAACCATTGGACACAGCTTAATCACTACCTACAGGTTTTTCTAATCGGTATCACCCTTCAAGGTAGCGTAAGTACCTTTTTAGCATTTGTTCATAAATATCATATTTTAAACTTTAATTTTTGGACTATTTTAGCTACCCTCTATTCTCTTATAATGTACTTGCCACTAGCCCAGCTTGCTCTGGCTAAGATCAAAAACAATTGGGGTCGCATGTTTATGCTGGCATTTGTCATCTTTTCATTTGCGCTTAGTGGACCCACTTTGGCTGGCAACAGTTCTCACTTATACTTACAGCCATTGCAACTGCTAAATAACTCTGGCGTCACGGGAACTATTGCTCTGCTTTTAATCACATTACCAGTAATGCACGAATGGGGATTCGCCAGTCCTCATTTTAAAATAAGTAGGAATGCCGGTCTAGGAGTATTGACATTTATTGTGCTGGTAATCTTTGTTGACATTATGTTCAACAGCTTCAATGTTTCATCATCATTCAAAAACCTCTTCACAGCTTGGGATTTCAAATTCGTCAAAGTCAGTTGGATGTTCACATTAGAAGCTTGCGAAGCCGGTATTGCCGAGGAATGGCTTATGCGTTACTGCATGAGTCGCCTGCTAATGCGGCAATTCAGCAATAGTAAAAATATGATTATGTGGAGTGTCATAGGTAATGGCATACTTTTCGGTCTTTTTCACTTTGGCAATATTGCTGGACAACCTGCTAGTGCAACGTTTGAGCAGATGTTCTCTGTCGCCTCATGGGCATTATTGATGACTGCAATTTACCTGTATACAGATTCTTTGGCAATTAATATGGTTTATCATGGAATCTATGACATGCTGGCATTTTATACCAGCGGCTCAGTTCATGAAGCTGTTCCCGATGCTTTTACTTGGCAGATTGATATTTTACTTTTCTTTATTTATGCCTCTGTTGCCTATTTCCTAATTTCAGGAAAACGCAAAAAGACAATTGAACTAAACTTGGCTAATAATGGGATATAA
- the gatA gene encoding Asp-tRNA(Asn)/Glu-tRNA(Gln) amidotransferase subunit GatA, which yields MNYLNEDIDSLNQKLAQGTLSADKLAQDTVANIKQTDKKLNAWITVQEDAKVSEELNFSHNKLAGIPIAIKDNIMTDGVKTTAASHILDNYLPVYDATVIERLKKAQATFVGKTNLDEFAMGSSTEHSYFGVTHNPWNLDKVPGGSSGGSAVAVASGQVVAALGSDTGGSIRQPAAFNGIFGIKPTYGRVSRWGLIAFASSLDQIGVMSKRAKTSAQVLNVIAGSDDHDSTLSTRDVPDFTQFIGQDIKGLRVGVPKEYLSDAVDAGIRTVVEEQIAALEAAGAIINEVSLPLTKYVVPDYYIIASSEASSNLQRYDGIRYGYRADDTKNLLDVYVKSRSEGFGEEVKRRIMLGSFALSAGSYDRFFRQAAKVRTLICQEFDDIFAQNDVVVGPTTTTPAFDIGSEISDPIKMYNNDILTISANLAGIPAASVPAGLVDGMPIGLQIMANRFDEGSIFKTADFIERTNKFYEKKPAGMED from the coding sequence ATGAATTACTTAAATGAAGATATTGACTCATTAAATCAAAAATTGGCACAGGGGACTTTGTCGGCTGATAAGCTAGCCCAAGACACTGTGGCCAATATTAAGCAAACTGATAAAAAGCTGAATGCGTGGATAACGGTTCAAGAGGATGCTAAAGTTAGTGAAGAGCTGAACTTTTCACATAATAAGCTAGCCGGGATTCCAATTGCAATTAAAGATAATATTATGACAGATGGTGTGAAGACTACAGCTGCGAGTCATATTTTAGACAACTATCTGCCTGTTTATGATGCAACCGTAATTGAGCGACTAAAAAAGGCCCAAGCAACTTTTGTTGGCAAGACTAACCTTGACGAATTTGCGATGGGTTCTTCAACTGAACATTCGTACTTTGGTGTGACTCATAATCCATGGAATTTGGACAAGGTTCCTGGTGGTTCGTCAGGCGGCTCGGCAGTAGCAGTTGCCTCTGGTCAAGTAGTTGCTGCCTTAGGTTCTGATACTGGTGGCTCAATTCGTCAGCCAGCAGCTTTTAACGGAATTTTTGGGATTAAACCGACTTATGGTCGAGTATCCCGTTGGGGCTTAATTGCTTTTGCTTCGTCACTTGACCAAATTGGAGTAATGAGTAAGCGGGCCAAAACTTCTGCACAAGTGTTAAACGTAATTGCTGGCAGCGATGATCATGATTCAACTTTATCAACTAGGGATGTACCAGATTTTACTCAGTTTATCGGTCAAGATATTAAGGGATTGCGTGTAGGTGTTCCTAAAGAATATCTGAGTGATGCTGTTGATGCGGGAATTCGCACAGTTGTTGAAGAACAAATTGCTGCTTTAGAAGCTGCTGGTGCAATTATTAATGAAGTTTCGCTACCGCTAACTAAATATGTTGTGCCAGATTACTATATTATTGCGTCCAGTGAAGCTTCTTCTAACTTGCAACGTTATGACGGAATTCGCTATGGCTACCGCGCAGATGATACGAAGAATTTGTTAGATGTTTATGTCAAGTCTCGTTCGGAGGGTTTCGGTGAGGAAGTTAAGCGGCGGATTATGCTAGGCTCATTTGCTTTATCAGCTGGTTCTTATGACCGGTTCTTTAGACAAGCTGCTAAGGTTAGAACTCTAATTTGCCAAGAATTTGATGATATTTTTGCCCAAAATGATGTAGTAGTAGGGCCAACGACGACGACTCCTGCATTTGATATTGGCAGCGAAATTTCAGATCCAATTAAAATGTATAACAATGATATTCTAACTATTTCTGCTAACTTAGCTGGAATTCCTGCAGCTAGTGTGCCAGCCGGATTAGTTGATGGTATGCCTATTGGGTTACAAATTATGGCTAACCGCTTTGATGAGGGTAGTATCTTTAAGACTGCTGATTTTATCGAACGAACAAATAAATTTTATGAAAAAAAGCCAGCTGGAATGGAGGATTAA